One Cervus canadensis isolate Bull #8, Minnesota chromosome 13, ASM1932006v1, whole genome shotgun sequence DNA segment encodes these proteins:
- the LOC122452418 gene encoding ceramide-1-phosphate transfer protein → MDDLESEFNLKVVLVSFKQCLNEKEEVLLEYYLAGWRGLVRFLNSLGTIFSFISKDVVTKLQIMDQLRSGPQQEHYSSLQTMVAYEVGNQLVDLERRSRHPDSGCRTVLRLHRALRWLQLFLEGVRTSPEDARTSALCTDSYNASLATYHPWIIRRAVTVAFCALPTRKVFLESMNVGSSQQAVEMLDEALPFIERVYNISQKLYAEHALLDLP, encoded by the exons ATGGATGACTTGGAGTCAGAGTTCAATCTGAAAGTCGTCCTGGTCAGTTTCAAGCAGTGTCTCAATGAGAAGGAGGAGGTGCTGCTGGAATACTACCTCGCTGGCTGGAGGGGGCTGGTCAG GTTCCTGAATAGTCTGGGCACCATCTTCTCATTCATCTCCAAGGACGTGGTGACAAAGCTGCAGATCATGGACCAGCTGCGAAGCGGCCCCCAACAGGAGCACTACAGCAGCCTGCAGACCATGGTTGCCTACGAAGTGGGCAACCAACTGGTGGACCTGGAGCGGCGCTCACGCCACCCCGACTCAGGCTGCCGGACAGTGCTACGGCTACACCGCGCACTGCGCTGGCTGCAGCTCTTCCTGGAGGGCGTCCGCACAAGCCCTGAGGACGCACGCACTTCTGCGCTCTGCACCGACTCCTACAATGCCTCGCTGGCCACCTACCACCCCTGGATCATCCGCCGGGCTGTCACCGTGGCCTTCTGTGCGCTGCCCACACGCAAGGTCTTCCTGGAGTCCATGAACGTTGGGTCCTCCCAACAGGCTGTGGAGATGCTAGACGAGGCCCTGCCCTTTATTGAGCGTGTCTACAACATCTCCCAGAAGCTCTATGCCGAGCACGCCCTACTGGACCTGCCATAG